A genomic segment from Bradyrhizobium sp. ISRA430 encodes:
- a CDS encoding Ig-like domain-containing protein codes for MAISLSELIKQNTLGQSEAFPAGVPHSYSWYQGWNPGGQLTPPADFTALEGWGQVYTEEGAPASPNADVEVANAKTYVHIKETGQWVLVQDQSKLGLGGGHFVADFAGNSAYPMSVTNLSNGTASFDAPVDGYNDHFWYGARGTYAAGTVDGVYVQMDMRTTDPNAKLVGMVGVDWWRNATAPFLADHSNNPGVGGSNWVELSTQWKTIGYYSMSTAAFTADLPPPLLGSSETPPVVPADTLAPAAPKITAFTPDTGTVGDATTDAQQLTLSGTAEAGSTVKVFEGTTVIGTAKANASGTWSVTTAQLPRGAHAFTATATDAAGNVSSKSAALSVTVSSPVTTPPAQGENLLVNGSFEATTLAPFADGRWGAYRSVSGWTAITGGMIELWNNLDGVKASDGGNFGELDYAGAQDGFYQDVKTVVGQVYNLSFDARSRPGFTASTCSIQVLWNGSVVATVPPGAAWETYDFKVVGTGGQDRLTFREVGSQRSDGLGALYDNIELTAATSQPVTQPPTAGSNLLTNGSFESSSLVPLLDGRWGAFNSITGWHAISGGTIELWNNLNGVKASDGGNYGELDYAGALDGLYQDVKTTAGQEYVLSLDARSRPGFTSSTCSIEVLWNGSVIGVVPPGNTWQSYDFSVVGTGGQDRLTLREVASQSKDGLGALYDNVSLVAKPTSAASASLLSVANQAAALMTQYAATDVTNTGAETSRVVASDPNSSAGQTLSLPAQH; via the coding sequence ATGGCAATTTCGTTGTCGGAGCTGATCAAACAGAACACGCTTGGGCAAAGCGAGGCATTCCCTGCCGGCGTGCCGCATAGCTATAGCTGGTACCAGGGCTGGAATCCCGGCGGTCAGTTGACTCCGCCTGCGGACTTCACCGCTCTCGAGGGCTGGGGGCAGGTCTACACAGAGGAAGGGGCTCCGGCCTCCCCGAACGCAGACGTCGAGGTCGCGAACGCGAAGACCTATGTACACATCAAGGAGACCGGCCAATGGGTGCTGGTTCAGGACCAGTCGAAGCTCGGACTGGGAGGGGGGCATTTCGTCGCTGATTTCGCAGGCAATTCAGCCTATCCGATGTCAGTGACCAATCTGTCAAATGGGACCGCGAGTTTTGATGCTCCCGTGGACGGGTACAATGATCATTTCTGGTATGGGGCACGAGGGACGTACGCCGCAGGAACGGTCGACGGCGTCTACGTCCAAATGGACATGAGGACGACAGATCCGAACGCGAAACTGGTTGGCATGGTCGGCGTCGATTGGTGGCGCAACGCGACGGCTCCTTTCCTCGCTGACCACAGCAACAATCCGGGCGTCGGCGGAAGCAACTGGGTTGAGCTTTCAACGCAGTGGAAGACGATTGGCTACTATTCCATGAGCACTGCGGCCTTCACGGCAGACTTGCCTCCGCCGCTGCTCGGATCCTCGGAAACACCTCCGGTCGTGCCAGCGGATACGCTGGCGCCAGCAGCACCCAAGATCACGGCGTTCACACCGGATACCGGTACTGTCGGTGACGCGACCACAGACGCTCAGCAATTGACGTTGAGTGGCACAGCGGAAGCGGGCAGTACAGTAAAGGTATTTGAAGGGACCACCGTGATCGGCACGGCGAAGGCCAATGCGAGTGGCACCTGGAGCGTGACCACGGCGCAACTGCCGAGGGGGGCCCACGCCTTTACCGCAACCGCCACCGACGCTGCAGGTAACGTCAGTTCTAAATCCGCTGCCCTGAGTGTGACAGTGAGTTCTCCCGTCACCACTCCACCGGCACAGGGCGAGAACCTGTTGGTCAATGGATCGTTCGAGGCGACGACCTTGGCACCCTTCGCTGACGGCCGCTGGGGAGCCTACCGGTCCGTCTCCGGCTGGACGGCGATCACCGGCGGCATGATCGAGCTTTGGAACAACCTTGACGGAGTCAAGGCCAGCGATGGCGGCAATTTCGGCGAACTCGACTATGCCGGAGCTCAAGATGGATTTTATCAGGACGTCAAGACTGTTGTGGGACAGGTCTACAACTTGTCTTTCGACGCACGCTCACGGCCCGGCTTCACCGCTTCAACCTGCTCGATCCAGGTGTTGTGGAACGGCTCAGTCGTTGCCACCGTCCCTCCCGGCGCAGCATGGGAAACCTACGACTTCAAGGTGGTCGGGACCGGTGGCCAGGATCGCCTAACCTTCCGCGAGGTGGGGAGCCAACGTAGCGACGGACTCGGCGCCCTCTATGATAACATCGAATTGACCGCCGCGACATCTCAACCCGTCACGCAACCACCGACGGCAGGCAGCAATCTGCTCACAAACGGGTCCTTCGAATCGTCATCGTTGGTACCCTTGCTGGACGGTCGTTGGGGGGCCTTCAATTCCATTACGGGCTGGCACGCCATCAGTGGCGGCACCATCGAACTCTGGAACAACCTCAACGGCGTGAAGGCCAGCGACGGAGGAAATTACGGCGAGCTGGACTATGCCGGAGCTCTCGATGGCTTGTACCAAGATGTAAAGACCACCGCCGGCCAAGAGTACGTACTCTCCCTCGATGCCCGTTCGCGACCGGGATTCACAAGCTCCACCTGCTCAATCGAGGTGTTGTGGAACGGCTCGGTCATTGGCGTGGTTCCACCAGGAAACACCTGGCAAAGCTACGATTTCAGCGTGGTCGGCACCGGCGGACAGGATCGCCTGACACTTCGCGAGGTGGCGAGCCAGTCTAAGGACGGGCTGGGTGCGCTGTATGATAACGTTTCGCTGGTCGCCAAGCCAACAAGCGCCGCTTCGGCATCACTGCTGAGTGTTGCAAATCAGGCGGCGGCACTGATGACACAATATGCGGCAACGGACGTCACCAACACCGGTGCAGAGACCAGCAGAGTCGTGGCCAGTGATCCCAACTCTTCTGCAGGTCAAACGCTTTCCTTGCCGGCACAGCACTAG
- a CDS encoding glycosyltransferase family 2 protein, whose product MTASANITESAPLNGAQTVANRYFSDDQTYPFVTIAIPTYNRAALLKGCIASALSQTYPHFEILVSNNASPDDTSRVLSAFSDSRLRVINQATNIGLLPNWNACLANAKGDYIVFVSDDDRIMPWLLERCAALIRQQPQLSSVITLSNLHAASLGQTRPPRASRLCNTGVRDGAIILKDFLTDQITVNMCGVVMRTELLRERGGIPLDLPHTADVAAWAPLLLLGRAGLINEACATYTYHDDSETARLGVEQLLDDGRRVADLIAQTAEAHVQDSELRTTIQIEAKRCFARRGLITLSDFRKSGGTLQEILEVAWRFRHDLYGASLNAVFRFVVLSLCPRSLAARLRRLRHSTPEQLA is encoded by the coding sequence ATGACAGCTTCGGCGAATATCACGGAGAGCGCGCCCCTGAATGGCGCCCAAACGGTCGCGAACCGCTACTTTTCAGATGATCAGACCTATCCTTTCGTAACGATCGCCATTCCTACGTATAATCGGGCTGCGCTCTTGAAGGGCTGTATTGCGTCGGCGTTGTCGCAGACCTATCCCCATTTCGAGATCCTCGTCTCGAATAACGCCTCGCCGGACGATACTAGCCGGGTCTTGAGTGCCTTCAGCGACTCGAGATTGCGAGTCATCAATCAGGCGACGAATATCGGCTTGCTCCCCAATTGGAATGCCTGTCTCGCAAACGCCAAGGGCGACTATATCGTCTTCGTTTCCGATGATGACAGGATCATGCCATGGCTGCTCGAGCGATGCGCGGCTCTCATCAGACAGCAGCCGCAACTTTCGAGCGTGATCACACTGAGCAATCTTCACGCAGCCTCACTCGGGCAAACAAGGCCCCCCCGCGCCAGCCGTCTCTGCAATACGGGCGTTCGGGACGGCGCGATAATTCTGAAGGACTTCTTGACCGATCAGATCACCGTCAACATGTGTGGCGTGGTGATGCGTACCGAACTGCTGCGGGAGCGAGGAGGCATTCCGCTTGATCTTCCGCACACGGCCGACGTCGCCGCTTGGGCACCGCTTCTGCTGTTGGGCCGAGCCGGGCTGATCAATGAGGCCTGCGCAACCTATACCTATCACGATGATTCCGAGACGGCTCGGTTGGGCGTCGAACAGCTTCTGGACGACGGGCGCCGGGTGGCCGACTTGATCGCACAGACAGCAGAAGCTCACGTGCAGGACTCAGAGCTGCGCACGACCATCCAAATCGAGGCCAAGCGCTGCTTCGCCCGTCGCGGACTGATCACGCTGTCCGATTTTCGCAAGAGCGGCGGCACTCTTCAGGAGATACTGGAGGTGGCCTGGCGATTTCGTCACGACCTTTACGGCGCGAGCCTGAACGCCGTTTTCCGCTTCGTCGTTCTCTCCCTTTGCCCGCGATCGCTCGCCGCCCGGCTGCGCCGACTAAGGCACAGCACACCGGAGCAACTTGCCTGA
- a CDS encoding polysaccharide biosynthesis protein → MSATLNQFLTALMVIAMRASIMSCKFGLALFIARYLDLSSLGLYGLAAGAIAAVPIVVNLGMNHLLMRDAVTASAAEMIDGMRHYWSFVISAYVVLLLIVALVTIALGTSTLWILIVAVIMFEHVGNDIFYLLSSLQQHLSANAIGFLRGAAWILAYVPLAIWDSSLRALPYLFEFWLAGSIVSVALFVFLSWSWPWQACFSLPFRPSVITQAIRKSFLMLVSDLGFIASQYIDRYLITLFLGLRVAGIYFLFWTVGSSATTFLALVLQQKQRPLLISAYRTGGPSAHRELAWRFMQTTALATAALSIAIGLAFQVLLPWLEQPALAAQWSAFWLIVTGLAARYMADFGALSLFTAHRDRLTTVTNVASVCVLVLAQLALLPIAGLHGAGGAILLTSLIIALWRYWLLFGLSLKNVESGRVRV, encoded by the coding sequence ATGTCCGCTACACTCAATCAATTCCTCACCGCTCTGATGGTCATCGCCATGCGGGCCAGCATCATGAGCTGCAAATTCGGCCTTGCCCTTTTTATTGCCCGCTATCTCGATCTGTCGTCGCTGGGCTTGTACGGGCTTGCCGCAGGCGCCATCGCCGCCGTTCCAATCGTCGTCAATCTCGGGATGAATCATCTGCTGATGCGCGACGCTGTTACGGCCTCCGCGGCGGAAATGATCGACGGCATGCGCCACTATTGGAGCTTCGTGATCTCGGCGTACGTCGTACTCTTGCTGATCGTTGCTCTGGTCACCATCGCCCTTGGCACTTCCACCCTCTGGATCCTGATCGTTGCCGTAATCATGTTCGAACATGTCGGAAACGACATCTTCTATCTACTTTCGAGCCTGCAGCAGCACCTCTCGGCGAACGCTATCGGCTTCCTACGTGGTGCGGCGTGGATTCTCGCTTACGTTCCACTCGCCATCTGGGATTCGAGCCTTAGGGCACTCCCCTATCTTTTCGAATTTTGGCTGGCCGGGAGCATCGTCTCGGTAGCGCTTTTCGTTTTCCTGAGCTGGTCCTGGCCGTGGCAGGCATGCTTCTCCCTTCCGTTTAGGCCCTCAGTGATTACCCAAGCGATCCGGAAGTCCTTCCTCATGCTAGTAAGCGATCTCGGCTTCATTGCGAGCCAATACATCGATCGCTACCTTATCACCTTGTTCTTGGGCCTGAGGGTCGCGGGCATCTACTTCCTGTTCTGGACCGTAGGCAGTTCCGCAACTACCTTCCTTGCGTTGGTCCTTCAGCAGAAACAGCGTCCTCTCCTGATCAGCGCGTATCGGACCGGGGGGCCCTCCGCACACCGTGAGCTGGCTTGGCGCTTCATGCAGACGACGGCTCTTGCCACGGCGGCGCTCAGCATTGCGATCGGCCTAGCGTTCCAGGTGCTCCTGCCGTGGCTGGAGCAGCCTGCTCTCGCTGCGCAGTGGTCGGCATTTTGGTTGATCGTCACCGGGCTAGCGGCTCGCTACATGGCCGATTTCGGTGCCCTCAGCCTGTTTACGGCACATCGCGATCGGTTGACGACGGTCACGAATGTCGCTTCGGTGTGTGTGTTGGTCTTGGCGCAGTTGGCGCTGCTGCCTATTGCCGGCCTCCATGGAGCTGGCGGAGCGATCCTGCTGACCTCTCTCATCATAGCACTTTGGCGCTATTGGCTCTTGTTCGGTCTCTCGCTCAAGAATGTCGAATCCGGCCGGGTGAGAGTCTAG
- a CDS encoding FkbM family methyltransferase translates to MMVKDRLKSIIKSAGYEIRRHHPNLVEFLHSRSVNLVLDVGANEGQFVQEIRSKGYTGKVVSFEPVADVFERLEKNCATDKNWHCRNVALGETIGTIEINVSKNTAMSSIANQTEIGRKSIYATDVIRVEEVRIATLDSIYSEFADERVFLKVDTQGFEQHVLRGGGNSLRRLLGVQLELPLVHLYEGTWKFDEALLFMREAGFTLSQMRPVTYYSQDPVSLLEVDCIFKRTEASDEIKYH, encoded by the coding sequence ATGATGGTGAAGGACCGGCTTAAATCGATCATCAAGTCAGCGGGGTACGAGATCCGCCGTCATCATCCCAATTTGGTGGAGTTTCTCCACTCGCGGTCTGTCAACTTGGTGCTGGATGTCGGCGCGAACGAGGGCCAGTTCGTGCAGGAAATCAGGTCAAAAGGGTACACAGGCAAGGTAGTCTCCTTCGAACCGGTCGCCGACGTGTTCGAACGACTTGAGAAGAACTGCGCAACCGACAAGAATTGGCATTGTCGAAACGTGGCTCTCGGCGAGACGATCGGCACTATCGAGATCAACGTCAGCAAGAATACGGCGATGAGCTCGATCGCCAACCAGACAGAGATCGGTCGTAAGAGCATCTATGCGACGGACGTGATCCGCGTCGAAGAGGTGCGCATCGCGACCCTCGATTCGATATACTCGGAGTTTGCCGACGAGCGCGTGTTTCTGAAGGTCGATACCCAGGGATTCGAACAGCACGTTTTGCGAGGTGGCGGGAACTCGCTTCGTCGCCTTCTTGGCGTCCAACTGGAATTGCCGCTCGTCCACCTCTACGAGGGCACCTGGAAGTTTGACGAGGCGCTCCTCTTCATGCGCGAGGCCGGATTCACGCTAAGCCAGATGCGACCTGTGACCTACTATTCTCAGGATCCTGTCTCGCTGCTCGAGGTCGATTGCATATTCAAACGGACTGAGGCCTCCGACGAGATCAAGTACCACTGA
- a CDS encoding glycosyltransferase family 2 protein gives MKIFSICCVRDENDIVSETFEAALRWSDKIFVFDNGSVDGTWETVQSFASRSDKVEIVGHDDRTFTDELRGEIFETRRSIASPGDWWCRLDSDEIYIDDPARFLARVPGSYGFVLSATFNFYFTDVDLRDYEQSPSDWLRRPVQDRLKYYQNNWSEPRFVRHQSDLRWGGLIWPHNRSRTYPSRIRLKHFPYRSPMQIANRLEIRQRQPALFKHEANRMLAKGLQPDWAEEGPAPMHETASWRDRVREATECDVDRGDGILPTRDDLMPALPSAAVDLVKVGLRRTHMGRTILSPMLRWHWRQFGWRR, from the coding sequence ATGAAGATTTTCAGCATCTGTTGCGTTCGGGACGAGAACGACATCGTCAGCGAGACGTTCGAGGCAGCGTTGCGCTGGAGCGATAAGATCTTTGTCTTCGACAATGGCAGCGTCGATGGGACTTGGGAGACGGTTCAGTCCTTCGCGAGCCGCAGTGACAAGGTCGAGATCGTTGGTCATGATGACCGCACGTTCACTGACGAACTCCGCGGGGAGATATTCGAAACGCGTCGGAGCATAGCGTCTCCGGGAGACTGGTGGTGCAGGCTCGATTCCGATGAGATCTACATTGACGACCCAGCTCGCTTTCTCGCGCGGGTGCCCGGCAGCTACGGCTTCGTCCTCTCGGCGACGTTCAATTTCTACTTCACCGATGTTGATCTGCGCGATTACGAACAGAGTCCATCGGATTGGCTAAGAAGACCAGTGCAAGACAGGCTCAAGTACTATCAGAACAATTGGAGTGAGCCGCGATTCGTCCGCCATCAGAGCGATCTCCGCTGGGGCGGGCTGATATGGCCTCATAATCGCAGCCGGACATATCCGTCACGGATCCGGCTGAAGCATTTCCCGTATCGTTCTCCGATGCAGATAGCGAACCGGCTGGAAATAAGGCAAAGGCAACCCGCGCTATTCAAGCACGAAGCCAATCGAATGCTCGCGAAGGGTTTGCAGCCCGACTGGGCAGAGGAAGGCCCGGCCCCGATGCATGAGACAGCCTCTTGGCGTGATCGCGTGAGAGAGGCCACCGAATGTGATGTAGATCGGGGAGACGGGATTCTTCCCACGCGCGACGATCTAATGCCTGCACTTCCATCGGCGGCCGTCGATCTGGTCAAGGTTGGCCTGCGGCGGACCCACATGGGGCGGACGATATTGTCACCGATGCTCAGGTGGCATTGGCGCCAGTTCGGTTGGCGACGATGA